The proteins below are encoded in one region of Helicoverpa armigera isolate CAAS_96S chromosome 11, ASM3070526v1, whole genome shotgun sequence:
- the LOC135117498 gene encoding LOW QUALITY PROTEIN: ubiquinone biosynthesis protein COQ9, mitochondrial-like (The sequence of the model RefSeq protein was modified relative to this genomic sequence to represent the inferred CDS: inserted 4 bases in 4 codons) has product MNQSIDVVDLISTLLDNEKYKEALNVPNEERLADSFKDNCWDLIPIILGKIQDDTIIIKPSLYGACEQLLTIVIDKSAPEEALLEFIEQIELAKNDAQFGLILPPLQDLLKKLSLKRGXSLEWCLNSISTYIENIPVPDHNLEGKERLLMDSDPNIRRIIRVYSLLPSFYRYFIEEISAADSKINTKEIITAFLISLLALKNGHRTIRPFASISVIRSRALSSQQTQVNPEKDVKLSIPSTYTPPNQQENEDRQYEENIKNCILENALQFVPKTGWTVESLSXGAKAAGYPTITHGIFPNXGGDLVHYFNVKCNTKLVDEMKTWPKTDSKDKVPAKFIENAIFKRLLMIDPYKTTWAKAMAVQTMPNNVPNCLATLLSLVDDICYHSGDRSVDFNWYVRRVGVAGIYKAAELFYLTDSSQDSTATRNFIASRIRDAQLIQSALNLNPVAAXPQTLTAAFTTAKNMLGINTLK; this is encoded by the exons ATGAATCAAAGCATAGATGTGGTTGATTTAATTTCTACTTTATTGGATAACGAGAAGTATAAGGAAGCACTTAACGTTCCAAATGAAGAGAGATTAGCAGATAGCTTTAAGGATAATTGTTGGGATTTAATACCTATTATCCTTGGTAAAATTCAAGATGATACCATTATTATAAAGCCATCATTATATGGTGCCTGTGAACAGTTGCTAACAATTGTAATTGATAAATCTGCTCCTGAGGAAGCTTTATTAGAATTTATTGAGCAGATTGAACTTGCTAAAAATGATGCACAGTTTGGTCTCATTCTTCCACCCCTGCAAGATCTTTTGAAGAAGTTATCTCTAAAGAGAG GATCTTTGGAATGGTGTTTGAACTCTATTAGCACTTACATTGAAAATATTCCTGTTCCTGACCATAACTTGGAAGGCAAGGAAAGATTATTAATGGATTCTGACCCTAACATCAGAAGAATCATAAGAGTATACTCTCTGTTGCCAtcattttataggtattttattgaagaaatatcAGCAGCAGATTCTAAAATCAAcacaaaagaaataattacagCTTTTTTAATAAGCCTTCT agcCTTGAAGAATGGCCATAGAACTATTAGGCCATTTGCCTCTATTAGTGTCATTAGATCACGTGCATTGAGCTCTCAGCAAACTCAAGTAAATCCAGAAAAGGACGTAAAGTTATCTATTCCATCTACTTATACACCTCCAAATCAGCAAGAAAATGAAGACCGTcagtatgaggaaaatataaagaattGCATTTTGGAGAATGCTCTACAATTTGTACCTAAGACTGGATGGACTGTAGAGTCACTGA GCGGTGCCAAAGCAGCCGGCTACCCTACTATAACTCACGGAATATTTCCTA GGGGTGGTGATTTGGTACATTACTTTAATGTAAAATGCAATACAAAATTGGTGGACGAAATGAAAACT TGGCCCAAAACGGATTCCAAAGACAAAGTACCAGCCAAATTCATTGAGAACGCCATATTCAAAAGATTGCTAATGATTGATCCATACAA GACCACATGGGCTAAAGCGATGGCTGTTCAAACAATGCCCAACAACGTTCCTAATTGTTTAGCCACCTTATTATCACTTGTAGATGACATATGTTACCATTCCGGCGATAGAAGTGttgat TTCAATTGGTATGTCCGCCGAGTTGGTGTTGCAGGAATATACAAAGCGGCAGAATTGTTTTATCTAACCGATAGCAGCCAAGACAGTACTGCCACTAGAAATTTTATTGCATCACGTATTCGCGACGCCCAATTAATTCAGTCAGCATTGAATTTAAACCCGGTGGCTG GCCCACAAACGTTGACTGCCGCATTTACAACG GCCAAGAATATGCTCGGAATTAATACATTGAAGTAA